The proteins below are encoded in one region of Chloracidobacterium sp.:
- a CDS encoding DUF2237 domain-containing protein, with protein MSQTEKAPRNVLGGPLEICCTSPLTGFYRTGKCETGPDDLGTHVVCARMTAEFLAFTKSRGNDLSTPAPWYRFPGLKPGDQWCLCVSRWKEALDAGVAPPVILEATHEKALEVVSLEDLKRHALPEPFSDVDEIVFSDEE; from the coding sequence ATGTCCCAAACGGAGAAAGCGCCCCGTAACGTGCTTGGCGGTCCGCTTGAAATCTGCTGTACCTCGCCGCTGACAGGCTTTTATCGTACGGGCAAGTGCGAAACCGGTCCCGACGACCTTGGGACGCATGTCGTCTGCGCTCGGATGACGGCGGAATTCTTGGCGTTTACGAAGTCGCGTGGAAACGATCTGTCCACACCGGCGCCGTGGTATCGGTTTCCCGGCCTCAAGCCGGGCGACCAGTGGTGCCTTTGCGTTTCCCGGTGGAAAGAAGCACTGGACGCTGGCGTCGCACCGCCGGTCATTCTGGAAGCGACGCATGAAAAGGCGCTTGAAGTCGTTTCACTCGAAGACCTCAAGCGCCACGCTCTACCGGAACCTTTCAGCGATGTGGATGAAATCGTCTTCTCCGACGAGGAGTGA
- the queC gene encoding 7-cyano-7-deazaguanine synthase QueC, whose protein sequence is MNAAPRRAVVLLSGGLDSATTLAIARAEGFACYALSFDYGQRHRRELDAARRVAAAIGAEAHLVVAFDLRAIGGSALTSDLPVPKDRSPAAMAEGIPITYVPARNTIFLSFALAWAETLNAADIFIGVNVYDYSGYPDCRPEYLRAYESMARLATRAGVEGGQRLTIHAPLIEMTKAEIIRRGLTLGVDYSLTHSCYDPTPDGLACGRCDSCRLRLKGFTEAGVTDPIAYAPYSEAPL, encoded by the coding sequence ATGAACGCCGCGCCGCGTCGGGCGGTAGTGCTGCTTAGCGGCGGCCTCGATTCTGCCACCACGCTGGCAATCGCCCGCGCCGAAGGCTTTGCCTGCTACGCGCTCTCGTTTGATTACGGCCAGCGCCACCGGCGCGAACTCGATGCCGCGCGGCGTGTCGCCGCCGCCATAGGTGCCGAAGCTCATCTAGTTGTCGCTTTCGACCTGCGCGCCATCGGCGGCTCGGCGCTCACGTCAGACCTGCCTGTACCGAAAGACCGCTCACCGGCGGCTATGGCGGAAGGCATTCCCATAACCTATGTCCCAGCGCGCAACACGATTTTTCTCTCGTTCGCGCTGGCTTGGGCTGAGACGCTCAATGCCGCCGACATCTTCATCGGCGTCAACGTCTATGACTATTCGGGTTACCCAGACTGTCGCCCCGAATACCTGCGCGCGTACGAAAGCATGGCGCGTCTCGCAACCCGCGCTGGCGTGGAAGGCGGGCAACGGCTGACGATTCACGCGCCGCTGATTGAAATGACCAAGGCGGAGATTATTCGGCGCGGTCTAACGCTGGGTGTGGACTACAGCCTTACGCACAGTTGTTACGATCCAACACCCGACGGCTTGGCTTGCGGGCGCTGCGACAGTTGCCGACTCCGTTTGAAAGGATTCACCGAGGCCGGTGTGACCGACCCCATCGCCTATGCGCCGTACTCAGAGGCCCCCCTATGA
- a CDS encoding flagellar hook-length control protein FliK: MQVNPSTTTVSSSSSRSASKPTPARQASNQDFDALLNQADALQESVGLGQAADASPRDGYAVTDEMGQLEQGREDNQAPTAAAEEAARANLYPANQPLRTEMASEVTPRRILHVVDMERIVATVRAQTFSGNEAQATIQLTHSILNGLSIKLQTDARGRVSAEITATTEAAKRIVDAHARELHEMLQARGLDVTSFSTSLAEDGGGPLTGGDGSAAGQSAFGRRDFTELAAEVAEAVSETPAPSVGGDSIYTA; the protein is encoded by the coding sequence ATGCAGGTCAACCCATCCACAACGACGGTATCCTCCTCGTCGTCACGTTCAGCGTCGAAGCCGACGCCTGCTCGCCAAGCTTCGAATCAGGATTTTGACGCTCTCCTCAACCAAGCCGACGCCTTACAGGAATCCGTCGGTCTTGGGCAGGCTGCCGATGCTTCACCTCGTGACGGTTACGCCGTCACCGATGAGATGGGACAGCTTGAGCAGGGACGTGAAGACAACCAAGCACCAACAGCCGCCGCCGAGGAAGCCGCTCGCGCAAACCTGTATCCCGCCAATCAGCCGTTGCGCACAGAGATGGCCTCGGAGGTCACACCCCGGCGCATCCTACACGTGGTGGATATGGAAAGAATCGTCGCTACGGTGCGCGCCCAGACGTTTTCCGGCAATGAGGCCCAAGCGACGATTCAACTAACCCATTCCATCCTTAATGGATTGAGCATCAAGCTGCAAACCGACGCCCGTGGGCGTGTCTCGGCGGAGATCACCGCCACGACGGAAGCCGCTAAGCGCATTGTGGACGCCCACGCCCGTGAACTCCATGAAATGCTGCAGGCGCGTGGTCTCGACGTGACTTCGTTCTCGACATCGCTGGCTGAAGACGGTGGCGGCCCATTGACCGGCGGCGACGGCAGCGCAGCAGGGCAATCAGCGTTTGGACGGCGTGACTTCACTGAGCTTGCGGCCGAAGTCGCTGAAGCGGTCTCCGAAACGCCTGCGCCGTCCGTCGGCGGCGACAGCATTTACACGGCTTGA
- a CDS encoding MFS transporter: MRHPGSREIVAYWAVCLLILAALVDSQLIGAIAPGVAAGLGASKSAVAQSAGVYSLANAATAFWLVGPGRTLRPTRGLPLAGLLAVAAALTAALAPNIWVFYLARAAAGFSGGLVSALAIAALANASSYAARGVQMSGVAVSYFLAPVIGVPLGAFLVGRFGWTAAFWFAAAAAAVAGGLVLRFPLPATQTSSGAQVGGVRDLWRMATRSRSHGLALISAAFVSGGLVAFSAFLGTWLSDAFRADEFRIGMLFGVTGVGAVGGGFVGGKLADRYGKRRVAVLANGWMAVGLLLVPTFAWTWGLHLATAFAAFCAAARVAPLQALTTELVAPHERPAFIALRNGFSQLGIVAAVVLAGLVYSSGGFLAVAAVCTGLTIVAWACLRNLDDPQTGRAVVDPPKLRLYPRLLRRVAAWLLIIGLGLPYLAGVAVTKARTRPDERRRTDTPAALGAQYEDVRFESSGIPLTGWYLPARTRQVTIILTHGLFRSRYEMLERGVALWKLGYGVLLYDVRRHGKHRGEFCTVGYVERRDVRAAVEFVRRRAPYDRIVLLGVSMGAAASLLAAAETPEVAAVVSDSSFRSFRDAVSNDVRYLGLPHWPLAPVLTYTTAWRMGFAVGDFDLERVARRITVPILFIGGGRDRRMPVETTLEPLYRAARHPASRKLVIGGAAHGEAYAVSPQRYIEAIDGFLQQAVMIP, translated from the coding sequence ATGCGTCATCCCGGAAGCCGTGAGATTGTGGCCTACTGGGCGGTGTGTCTGCTGATCTTGGCGGCCCTTGTGGATTCCCAGCTCATCGGCGCCATCGCCCCCGGCGTTGCGGCTGGGTTGGGGGCGTCCAAATCGGCCGTTGCGCAAAGCGCCGGTGTGTATTCACTCGCCAACGCCGCGACAGCGTTTTGGTTGGTCGGCCCAGGGCGAACACTGCGCCCGACACGCGGCTTGCCGTTGGCGGGGCTGCTGGCCGTGGCGGCGGCGCTGACGGCCGCCCTCGCGCCGAACATATGGGTGTTTTACTTGGCGCGGGCTGCGGCCGGTTTCTCCGGCGGACTGGTGTCGGCGCTGGCGATTGCGGCGCTGGCCAACGCTTCAAGTTACGCTGCGCGCGGCGTGCAAATGAGCGGCGTGGCGGTCAGTTACTTCTTGGCACCAGTCATCGGCGTTCCACTGGGCGCGTTTCTGGTCGGGCGCTTCGGCTGGACGGCGGCGTTCTGGTTCGCAGCAGCGGCGGCGGCCGTCGCGGGTGGGCTGGTGCTGCGGTTTCCGCTCCCGGCAACTCAAACGTCATCCGGCGCGCAGGTCGGCGGCGTCCGCGACCTGTGGCGCATGGCGACACGCTCCCGCTCGCATGGGTTGGCGCTCATCAGCGCGGCGTTCGTCTCCGGCGGTCTCGTCGCCTTCTCGGCTTTTCTGGGGACGTGGCTTTCCGACGCCTTCCGCGCCGACGAGTTCCGCATCGGCATGCTGTTCGGCGTGACGGGCGTCGGTGCCGTCGGCGGCGGCTTCGTCGGCGGCAAGTTGGCCGACCGCTACGGCAAGCGACGGGTGGCGGTGCTCGCCAATGGGTGGATGGCGGTGGGACTGCTGCTGGTCCCGACCTTCGCTTGGACATGGGGACTCCATCTGGCGACGGCGTTCGCCGCCTTTTGCGCTGCCGCGCGTGTCGCCCCGCTTCAAGCTCTGACGACGGAACTGGTCGCTCCGCATGAGCGCCCGGCTTTCATCGCCTTGCGCAACGGCTTCTCCCAACTGGGGATTGTCGCCGCCGTCGTCCTCGCCGGGCTGGTTTATTCGTCCGGCGGCTTCTTGGCGGTCGCGGCTGTCTGCACTGGCCTCACCATCGTCGCCTGGGCTTGCTTGCGCAATCTGGACGACCCGCAAACGGGACGCGCTGTGGTGGACCCACCAAAGCTACGTCTCTACCCGCGGTTGTTGCGGCGTGTCGCCGCGTGGCTGCTCATCATCGGGTTGGGACTCCCCTACCTTGCCGGCGTCGCCGTCACCAAAGCACGGACGCGCCCTGATGAACGTCGCCGCACGGATACGCCGGCGGCGCTGGGCGCGCAATATGAGGATGTTAGGTTTGAATCTTCCGGGATTCCGCTCACTGGCTGGTATTTGCCGGCACGGACACGGCAGGTCACCATCATTTTGACTCACGGGCTGTTTCGCTCGCGCTATGAAATGTTGGAGCGCGGTGTGGCGCTCTGGAAGCTCGGCTACGGCGTGCTGCTGTACGACGTACGCCGCCACGGTAAACACCGGGGCGAGTTCTGCACCGTCGGTTATGTTGAGCGCCGCGATGTACGGGCAGCCGTTGAGTTTGTCCGGCGGCGTGCGCCCTACGACCGGATTGTGCTGCTAGGCGTCTCTATGGGCGCGGCGGCAAGCCTGCTGGCGGCGGCTGAAACCCCGGAAGTCGCCGCCGTCGTCAGCGACAGCAGCTTTCGTTCCTTTCGGGACGCCGTTAGCAACGACGTACGCTATTTGGGGTTGCCCCACTGGCCGCTAGCCCCGGTGCTGACCTATACGACCGCGTGGCGGATGGGCTTCGCCGTTGGCGACTTCGACCTAGAGCGCGTCGCCCGCCGCATCACCGTCCCAATCCTATTCATCGGCGGCGGACGCGACCGGCGCATGCCGGTTGAAACCACGCTTGAACCGCTTTACCGTGCGGCACGGCACCCGGCCAGCCGCAAGCTGGTCATCGGCGGCGCGGCGCACGGCGAAGCCTACGCCGTCTCGCCCCAGCGGTACATCGAGGCTATAGACGGCTTTCTTCAGCAGGCAGTCATGATACCGTAG
- a CDS encoding glycosyltransferase family 39 protein: MTSPTSGSVGLATRDVRRDLLVMAGFTALYAPYVAHAAVTRAFWLDELFTFYIVTMPDWTGMFDLIRRGPDQNPPLFYVVTRLLVGCFGESEWVFRLPAMVGYWVLCVALYFLGRRLGGSPVGLVAMATPVLTAAVYYAGEARPYGLALGAVGFGAACRRLAEVRTWRPWATAGLAGGLGLAVALHYLALLPVAVLWVLEVIQSRRRRRVSWAIWGGLLSPLLVLALHWPWLHGQARLPFWKTALSWREVWDFYHWLLSPPECLWLALMVGGATVLAQRTALSPPACPNAYEWTAAGLSFALLPPIGWMFVLKLTGKTFFADRYLLATSAGLALLAAYPLRRIEVRHG, encoded by the coding sequence ATGACTTCTCCGACTAGCGGCTCGGTCGGTTTGGCAACCCGCGACGTGCGCCGTGATTTGCTGGTGATGGCAGGCTTTACGGCGCTCTATGCGCCGTACGTGGCGCACGCGGCGGTGACGCGGGCGTTCTGGCTGGACGAGTTGTTCACCTTCTACATCGTGACGATGCCCGACTGGACCGGGATGTTTGACCTCATTCGGCGCGGCCCCGACCAGAACCCGCCGCTGTTTTACGTCGTCACGCGCCTACTGGTCGGCTGCTTCGGCGAAAGCGAGTGGGTTTTCCGCTTGCCGGCGATGGTCGGCTACTGGGTGCTGTGCGTGGCGCTCTACTTCCTCGGTCGGCGTCTCGGCGGGTCGCCGGTCGGGTTGGTCGCCATGGCGACGCCGGTGTTGACGGCGGCGGTGTACTACGCCGGTGAAGCGCGTCCCTACGGACTGGCGTTAGGAGCGGTTGGTTTTGGGGCAGCTTGCCGTCGGCTTGCCGAGGTTCGAACTTGGCGACCATGGGCGACAGCCGGGCTGGCCGGCGGTCTTGGTTTGGCCGTTGCTCTCCATTACTTGGCTCTGCTGCCTGTCGCGGTACTCTGGGTTTTGGAAGTGATTCAAAGTCGGCGACGGCGGCGGGTTTCATGGGCAATTTGGGGTGGATTGTTGTCGCCGCTTCTTGTCTTAGCCCTGCACTGGCCTTGGCTTCACGGGCAGGCCAGGTTGCCTTTTTGGAAAACGGCGCTGTCTTGGAGAGAGGTTTGGGATTTCTACCACTGGCTGCTCAGCCCGCCGGAGTGCCTTTGGCTGGCGCTGATGGTCGGCGGCGCGACGGTGCTGGCGCAGCGGACAGCCCTGTCACCGCCAGCCTGTCCTAATGCCTACGAATGGACGGCGGCCGGCCTGTCATTCGCGCTTTTGCCGCCGATTGGGTGGATGTTCGTTCTCAAGCTTACCGGTAAAACATTTTTCGCCGACCGTTATTTGCTGGCGACGAGCGCCGGACTGGCGTTGCTGGCGGCGTATCCCTTACGCCGCATCGAGGTCCGCCATGGATGA
- the trpA gene encoding tryptophan synthase subunit alpha has product MNRYDARFAALHRAGRRAFIPFTILGFPDRARCLASVAAMLAAGATALELGVAFSDPLADGPVIQQATHEVLTSGFRVHDAFALIRDIRALDADIPIGLLVYHNTVAARSPARFFSEVKEAGADGVLIADLPPETAVAAVEAAKAVGVAPIFMVSPLTSVERLRRISTLAEGFLYVVSRLGTTGSDTNFDDQLRATLARARAVAKLPLCVGFGVSTPEAARQMIALGADGVVTGSRIIEIIREAGHDVSTAVGTFCAAMRQAVDDAAQAV; this is encoded by the coding sequence ATGAACCGCTACGATGCGCGGTTTGCTGCGCTCCACAGAGCCGGCCGCAGAGCCTTTATTCCCTTCACCATACTGGGCTTTCCTGACCGCGCTCGCTGTCTGGCGAGCGTTGCAGCCATGCTGGCCGCGGGCGCCACGGCGCTGGAGCTTGGCGTCGCCTTCAGCGATCCGCTCGCGGACGGGCCGGTGATTCAGCAAGCGACGCATGAGGTCTTAACGTCCGGTTTCAGGGTTCATGACGCCTTTGCGCTCATCCGCGACATTCGCGCACTAGATGCCGACATCCCCATTGGCTTGCTGGTTTATCACAACACCGTCGCAGCGCGCAGCCCAGCGCGCTTCTTTAGCGAAGTCAAGGAAGCTGGCGCGGACGGCGTCCTTATCGCCGATCTACCGCCGGAAACGGCTGTCGCGGCAGTGGAAGCAGCCAAAGCCGTCGGCGTCGCCCCAATCTTTATGGTTTCCCCACTGACGAGTGTGGAACGTCTGCGTCGGATTAGCACGTTGGCAGAAGGGTTTCTCTACGTGGTGTCGCGGTTGGGAACAACCGGCAGCGATACCAACTTTGACGACCAACTCCGGGCGACGCTCGCCCGCGCGCGCGCCGTAGCTAAGTTGCCGCTCTGTGTCGGCTTCGGCGTTTCAACTCCAGAAGCGGCCCGCCAGATGATTGCTCTTGGCGCAGACGGGGTTGTGACTGGCTCGCGGATTATTGAAATCATCCGTGAAGCCGGTCACGACGTATCAACAGCCGTCGGGACGTTTTGCGCCGCGATGCGGCAGGCGGTGGACGACGCCGCTCAAGCCGTGTAA
- a CDS encoding HAD-IC family P-type ATPase, with amino-acid sequence MRRDASATKNPLPTTPWHALATHDIYDRLATNANGLTTAEVETRQRQYGRNLLPTKPPPKLWVVILHQFANSLIYILLIAGVVALAIGDFKDAGFIFGVVVLNAIIGTYQEWQAEQNAHALQNLLEIRARVRRNGEALSVSAEDLVPGDIVLLEAGDKVAADVRLVQVSNLGVDEALLTGESMPITKSVAVLPEPTPVSDRLNMVFAGSLVVTGRAMGVVVETGTRTEVGRIAQSLVEVASAKPPLLVRMERFSHQVGFIILACSCVLGVVSVFQGLPVREVFMVMVGLAVAAIPEGLPVALTVALSIATARMANRKVIARRLVAVESLGSCTVIASDKTGTLTLNEQTAQVIVLPDGQRCEAHGQGYNGEGEVTLAGGKPLDDMQRKRLLRLARAAVLCNEGSLTRTESGWRHSGDAMDVALLALGYKLGLTPDAERQAHPPLAEIPFESERRYAAVAYRVGDQTHAAVKGAVEVVAGFCRTMETAQGEQALNLERVVRQADALAAEGYRVLAIAHGAVETPVETPADLEKVKCLALVGLVGFIDPLRPEVKDAVARAQRAGVKVMMITGDHPLTALAIARELGLAQTKEQTVTGQELAAVPREQLGRWLDEHPQVRVFARVTPDQKLAIVDALVARGEVVAVTGDGVNDAPALNRANIGVAMGSGTDVAKEAAQIIIADDNFASIVAGIEEGRYAYANIRKVTWFLISTGAASLILIGGTVALALPMPLSAVQWLWLNLVTNGIQDVALAFEAGEPGAMQQPPRDPKEGIFDRRMMTRVLLGGVTMAILCFGLWVYLMQTGVEVTAARNILLAFFVLIQFFYVLTCRSETASAFTISWRRNPVLVGGALTALAIHILSMNWPVMQAILRLEPLSLDKWLGLGALATIVFIVMEIYKRRQRLEQEHAPVRETPTAA; translated from the coding sequence ATGCGGCGTGACGCTTCGGCAACGAAAAACCCCTTACCAACCACTCCGTGGCATGCACTGGCGACGCATGACATTTATGACCGACTGGCGACGAACGCAAACGGGCTGACCACTGCCGAAGTTGAGACCCGCCAGCGTCAATATGGACGCAATCTCCTTCCGACCAAGCCGCCGCCGAAGCTGTGGGTGGTCATTCTGCACCAGTTCGCAAATTCACTCATTTATATTCTGCTCATTGCTGGTGTGGTGGCGCTGGCGATTGGCGACTTCAAGGATGCAGGGTTCATTTTCGGCGTCGTTGTCCTCAATGCCATTATCGGGACGTATCAGGAATGGCAGGCGGAGCAAAACGCCCACGCCCTGCAAAACCTGCTTGAGATTCGTGCGCGCGTCCGGCGCAACGGCGAGGCCTTGTCGGTTTCCGCCGAAGACCTCGTGCCGGGTGACATCGTTTTGTTAGAAGCCGGCGACAAAGTAGCGGCGGACGTGCGTTTGGTTCAGGTTTCCAACCTCGGCGTAGATGAAGCCCTGCTCACGGGAGAATCTATGCCAATCACCAAGTCGGTGGCGGTGTTACCCGAACCGACGCCCGTGAGTGACCGACTCAACATGGTCTTCGCCGGTTCGCTGGTCGTCACCGGACGTGCGATGGGCGTCGTGGTTGAGACTGGAACGCGCACGGAAGTCGGACGCATTGCGCAGTCGCTGGTTGAGGTGGCGAGCGCCAAACCGCCGCTGCTGGTACGGATGGAGCGATTTTCGCATCAGGTCGGCTTCATCATCCTCGCTTGTTCGTGCGTCTTGGGAGTCGTGTCGGTCTTCCAAGGGTTGCCCGTCCGCGAGGTGTTTATGGTGATGGTCGGGCTAGCGGTGGCCGCCATCCCCGAAGGATTGCCCGTCGCCCTGACAGTGGCGCTGTCCATCGCTACGGCGCGGATGGCGAACCGCAAGGTGATTGCACGGCGGTTGGTGGCGGTGGAGAGTTTGGGCAGTTGTACGGTCATTGCCAGCGACAAAACCGGAACGCTGACGCTCAATGAGCAAACTGCACAGGTCATCGTATTGCCCGATGGACAACGCTGTGAGGCGCATGGACAGGGCTACAACGGCGAGGGCGAGGTCACATTAGCCGGCGGCAAGCCGCTTGATGACATGCAACGCAAAAGACTGCTCCGGCTGGCGCGCGCGGCCGTCCTGTGCAATGAGGGATCGCTGACGCGCACGGAGAGCGGCTGGCGGCACAGCGGCGACGCGATGGACGTGGCGTTGTTGGCGCTGGGTTACAAGCTCGGATTGACGCCGGACGCTGAACGCCAAGCGCATCCGCCGCTGGCGGAAATCCCCTTTGAGTCCGAACGTCGTTATGCCGCCGTCGCCTACCGCGTCGGAGACCAAACGCACGCAGCGGTCAAAGGCGCGGTGGAGGTCGTCGCAGGCTTCTGCCGGACGATGGAAACAGCGCAGGGCGAGCAGGCGCTCAACCTTGAGCGCGTCGTCCGGCAAGCGGATGCACTGGCGGCTGAAGGCTACCGCGTGCTCGCCATTGCGCACGGCGCTGTTGAAACGCCAGTTGAGACACCGGCCGACCTAGAAAAGGTCAAGTGTCTGGCGCTTGTCGGGTTGGTAGGTTTTATTGACCCCTTGCGGCCGGAGGTCAAGGACGCCGTCGCCCGCGCACAACGCGCCGGCGTCAAGGTGATGATGATTACCGGCGACCATCCGCTGACGGCACTGGCGATTGCGCGTGAGTTAGGTCTGGCGCAAACCAAGGAGCAGACGGTCACTGGTCAGGAACTGGCGGCGGTGCCGCGCGAGCAGCTCGGCCGGTGGCTGGATGAGCACCCGCAGGTGCGTGTCTTTGCCCGCGTTACGCCCGACCAAAAGCTCGCGATTGTGGACGCGCTGGTGGCGCGCGGCGAAGTCGTGGCTGTCACCGGCGACGGCGTCAATGATGCGCCAGCGCTCAACCGAGCCAACATTGGCGTGGCGATGGGGTCAGGTACGGATGTCGCCAAGGAAGCGGCGCAGATCATCATCGCCGACGACAATTTCGCTTCTATCGTCGCTGGCATTGAGGAGGGGCGTTATGCCTACGCCAACATCCGCAAGGTGACATGGTTTTTGATCTCGACCGGCGCAGCGTCGCTGATTCTCATCGGCGGGACAGTCGCGCTGGCGCTGCCGATGCCGTTGTCAGCCGTCCAGTGGTTATGGCTCAACCTTGTCACAAACGGCATTCAGGACGTGGCGCTGGCGTTTGAGGCGGGAGAACCCGGCGCGATGCAGCAACCGCCGCGTGATCCGAAGGAAGGGATTTTCGACCGGCGGATGATGACGCGCGTTCTGCTGGGCGGTGTCACGATGGCGATCCTCTGCTTTGGGCTGTGGGTGTACCTGATGCAGACAGGAGTTGAAGTCACGGCGGCGCGCAACATCCTGCTGGCGTTTTTTGTGCTGATTCAGTTTTTCTACGTACTCACCTGCCGGTCGGAGACGGCGTCGGCGTTCACGATTTCATGGCGGCGCAATCCAGTGTTGGTCGGTGGGGCGCTGACGGCGCTGGCCATTCACATCCTCTCGATGAACTGGCCGGTGATGCAGGCGATCTTGCGCCTCGAACCGCTGTCGTTGGACAAATGGTTGGGGCTGGGCGCGTTGGCGACCATCGTGTTCATCGTAATGGAGATTTACAAACGTCGGCAACGCCTTGAACAGGAGCACGCACCGGTTCGGGAAACCCCAACGGCGGCCTGA
- a CDS encoding glycosyltransferase family 39 protein: MTTSNSQTTSSSTAEASGDLVPDGRLRLVSTDVPVLVGFTLLYGVQVTHAAVTRAFWLDELFTFYIVTMPDWAGMFDLIRRGPDQNPPLFYVVTRLLVGCFGESEWAFRLPAIGGYWLLCLSLYILGRRLGGGSASGLVAMATPLVTGVVFYASEARPYGLMLGCFGLGLVCYHLTGDASLPPDRRRSALLGLGGGLSLGMAFHYMMLLPLTCLWLVELYRTQRTRQHRWAVWAALLAPLGVLAYNWPLFIEQAQIPYWKTTLRWSELPDFYWWLINPPACLALLTLLAVIVLRNWQEPRTAARSVWFQKDLAPEWPAMGVVSIFVFPIGWMVLMQITGKTMFTQRYLLPAVVGLSIWLVYVTRRLTARNAQRLAVGVWVILATSTLWVSLQPWRLVPPSTEEVVNLPNPSQPVIVSVLEYLPLKHYFGSRLPQVVYVFGVLSYPQPQDPERGLRALLRNPRTPRFEDKSFLQRYNRLYVVCHKVYGADSLIPLFKRRNVPIVRETANYFVYDYAY; this comes from the coding sequence ATGACTACGTCCAACAGCCAAACCACGAGTAGTTCCACGGCAGAGGCGTCCGGCGACCTCGTCCCGGACGGACGGCTACGGCTTGTCTCCACGGATGTCCCGGTGCTCGTTGGGTTCACGCTTTTGTACGGTGTCCAAGTAACGCACGCGGCGGTGACGCGGGCCTTCTGGCTGGACGAGTTGTTCACCTTCTACATCGTGACGATGCCCGACTGGGCCGGGATGTTTGACCTCATTCGGCGCGGCCCCGACCAGAACCCGCCGCTGTTTTACGTCGTCACGCGCCTGCTGGTCGGCTGCTTTGGCGAAAGCGAATGGGCGTTTCGCCTGCCCGCCATAGGCGGCTATTGGCTGCTATGCCTGTCGCTCTACATCCTTGGCCGCCGGCTCGGAGGTGGTTCAGCGTCGGGGCTTGTCGCTATGGCGACGCCCTTGGTCACGGGCGTCGTCTTCTACGCCAGCGAGGCCCGGCCCTACGGGCTGATGCTCGGCTGCTTCGGCCTCGGTCTGGTCTGCTATCACCTGACCGGCGACGCATCCTTGCCGCCCGACCGCCGGCGCAGCGCTTTACTCGGCCTAGGTGGTGGTTTGTCGCTAGGCATGGCGTTTCACTACATGATGCTCCTTCCGCTTACCTGCTTGTGGTTGGTTGAGCTGTATCGGACACAGCGCACCCGGCAGCACCGGTGGGCGGTATGGGCGGCGCTGCTAGCCCCATTGGGGGTTTTGGCATACAACTGGCCGCTTTTCATTGAGCAGGCCCAAATCCCATACTGGAAAACGACGCTCCGTTGGTCGGAGCTACCTGATTTCTACTGGTGGTTGATCAACCCACCGGCCTGCCTCGCCTTGTTGACGCTTTTGGCGGTTATTGTTCTGCGCAATTGGCAAGAACCTCGCACAGCCGCCCGTTCAGTCTGGTTTCAGAAGGACCTCGCCCCGGAATGGCCGGCGATGGGCGTCGTCTCGATCTTCGTTTTTCCAATCGGGTGGATGGTGTTGATGCAGATCACAGGCAAAACAATGTTCACCCAACGCTATCTATTGCCGGCCGTGGTCGGACTGTCCATTTGGCTCGTCTATGTCACCCGACGGCTGACGGCGCGCAACGCGCAACGACTGGCGGTGGGGGTTTGGGTCATCTTGGCAACGTCCACGCTGTGGGTCAGCCTGCAACCGTGGCGGCTTGTTCCGCCGAGCACCGAGGAGGTGGTGAATCTCCCCAATCCCTCGCAACCGGTCATCGTCAGCGTCTTGGAGTATCTTCCGCTCAAGCACTACTTCGGCTCACGGTTGCCGCAAGTTGTTTATGTCTTCGGAGTGTTGAGCTACCCCCAGCCTCAGGACCCGGAACGCGGATTGCGTGCGCTGTTGCGCAACCCGCGCACGCCGCGCTTTGAGGACAAATCGTTCCTTCAGCGATACAACCGTCTATACGTCGTTTGCCACAAGGTCTACGGCGCGGACTCACTGATTCCTCTGTTCAAGCGGCGCAATGTCCCGATTGTGCGGGAAACAGCGAACTACTTCGTTTATGACTACGCCTATTAG